In Pecten maximus chromosome 10, xPecMax1.1, whole genome shotgun sequence, one genomic interval encodes:
- the LOC117335422 gene encoding uncharacterized protein CFAP97D1-like, which produces MHRAYQPLTPANNIFLKRLWDEKYFKTHRRKVVAAKPRIDNKPPKTYMHLHIKLKKLQMEGERLACVERDNRILLEKMAHIMRSGGRVHSQNKGYRRKSLNKTKRQRELLRITHENLAILKRLTSKEPHYNHNRWNHEWKMNQQYMMNISKFPHIWRNKLELEMRKMQQAAANRWIVDQFQGDSKGQQQSNGKPFEFIP; this is translated from the exons ATGCATCGAGCGTACCAGCCGCTTACGCCGGCGAACAACATCTTCTTGAAAAGGCTTTGGGATGAGAAGTATTTCAAAACACATAGAAGGAAGGTCGTTGCAG CCAAACCTAGAATTGATAACAAACCTCCAAAGACGTACATGCATTTACACATCAAACTGAAGAAGCTACAG ATGGAGGGAGAGCGATTGGCCTGTGTGGAGAGAGACAACAGGATCCTCTTGGAGAAAATGGCGCACATCATGAGATCTGGGGGTCGTGTCCACAGTCAAAACAAGGGTTACAGAAGGAAGAG TTTGAACAAGACTAAGCGCCAGAGGGAGCTTTTACGTATCACACACGAGAACTTGGCAATCCTAAAACGGCTAACTTCCAAGGAACCGCACTATAACCACAACCGGTGGAATCACGAATGGAAG ATGAACCAGCAATATATGATGAACATCTCTAAATTCCCTCACATCTGGCGGAACAAACTCGAGCTTGAAATGAGAAAGATGCAACAGGCTGCCGCAAATCGCTGGATCGTCGACCAg TTCCAAGGTGACAGTAAAGGACAACAGCAAAGCAACGGGAAGCCGTTCGAGTTCATACCATGA
- the LOC117335423 gene encoding retinal homeobox protein Rx1-like codes for MHVERQENQLTSNDLRRTLTKHSIDTILRTEDNLKTYLTETQRDDVTPETSVNVTEFSAGEDSFHSSSEESDSNSNEKEKDDEHCDVIGNGVGHMLPDETRKKRRIRTTFSADQLKSLEEVFRVTHYPDANAREELSDKTGLPEARVQIWFQNRRAKWRKYEKLGNFGGLQDLRETEYVPAPRSSIRTDDLHTGSPIQTTVPKCNQDTGSDETLDDENGEQISPLNLSMSPLPFYRSVPVFPVPYPFTTRYINFGLVENRRTGSIAALRLKAREHEAAMEMQYMYK; via the exons ATGCACGTGGAACGGCAAGAAAATCAGTTAACATCGAATGATCTGAGAAGGACTTTAACGAAGCATTCAATTGATACAATACTACGGACCGAGGACAACCTTAAAACATACCTGACGGAgacacaaagagatgacgtcacaCCAG aaacttCGGTTAATGTGACAGAGTTTTCTGCCGGAGAGGATTCATTTCACAGCAGCAGCGAGGAAAGTGACAGCAATTCAAACGAAAAGGAAAAGGACGATGAGCACTGCGACGTCATCGGAAATGGTGTTGGACACATGTTACCTG ATGAGACGAGAAAGAAAAGACGCATAAGGACTACTTTCTCCGCGGATCAATTGAAATCTTTAGAGGAAGTATTCCGAGTCACTCACTACCCGGATGCCAATGCGCGTGAAGAGTTGTCCGACAAAACGGGACTACCGGAAGCTCGAGTTCAG ATATGGTTCCAGAACCGTAGAGCTAAGTGGCGCAAGTATGAGAAGTTGGGGAATTTCGGAGGACTCCAGGATCTTCGAGAAACGGAATATGTTCCGGCTCCGCGCTCATCGATCCGGACTGACGATCTCCATACTGGATCTCCGATACAG ACCACCGTTCCCAAATGCAACCAAGATACCGGAAGTGACGAAACATTAGATGATGAAAACGGAGAACAAATATCACCTCTGAACTTGTCCATGTCTCCACTTCCGTTTTACCGATCAGTACCAGTGTTTCCGGTGCCGTATCCGTTTACAACTAGATACATAAACTTTGGTCTTGTGGAGAATCGACGGACCGGAAGTATAGCTGCACTGCGATTGAAAGCACGTGAGCACGAGGCTGCCATGGAGATgcaatatatgtacaaatga